From one Trifolium pratense cultivar HEN17-A07 linkage group LG1, ARS_RC_1.1, whole genome shotgun sequence genomic stretch:
- the LOC123916249 gene encoding histidine kinase 5-like — MVCEMESDCIEDMMDIEVLSSMWPEDVGTDVGKQFNIEKPGRDQDMLEEVTILEEPAIADFQRLMELTNYTDKGSSQLAYLMQHWEYKQANAVRLLREELDNLSKQRKEVELRKLEIIKDNNRFEEESYAGDKRPVSILDDAYYTWQDLPVAIRKSDVVVENKRVEIEAEYDTVVYWKHRSQDLEKQLEASIRREEILKEKLQESIETIERQSSPVEELTQILKRADNFLHFILQNAPVVIGHQDKELRYRFIYNHFPSLQEEDIIGKTDVEIFTGAGVKESQDFKREVMEKGVAAKKEITFETELFGFKTFLIYVEPVFSKAGETIGVNYMGMEITDQVRKRERMAKLREEIAVQKAKETELNKTIHITEETMRAKQMLATMSHEIRSPLSGVVSMAEILTTTKLDKEQRQLLDVMISSGDLVLQLINDILDLSKVESGAMKLEATKFRPREVVRHVLQTAAASLQKMLTLEGNIADDIPIEVTGDVLRIRQILTNLVSNAVKFTAQGKVGINLYVIPEPPFAKTEESPQKVTENQSTISANGLKEEKYTSSPRSTRCDQNLIDDKKHTDQTIQNHAFSNDCRSSVNSECSMNDDAEEQHHSTETTVWIRCDVYDTGIGIPEKAIPTLFRRYMQVSADHARKYGGTGLGLAICKQLVELMGGRLTVTSKEHCGSTFTFILPYKVSTTCDNSDDPDELSDVENDDDTTEGFFQFQPRTLGSLFTSNGSTRLHRISHKFNGFPDNNCHSNLSSNIISNGTNSLEDASSVTVDASDMSESTSSSTHSTETKHESLVNGNKQNHDNKVHDKLQNGFAISSQCKDASREMNLETKSSEPKQICQGQAKEDSTTSTSISSEVTKSTLKPSILLVEDNKINIMVTKSMMKQLGYTMDVVNNGVEAIHAVQSHSYDIILMDVYMPVMNGLQTTKLIRSYEETGNWDAAREAGVEQSSSASDECSVPPKKRIHIVAMTANTMSESAEECFAIGMDSFVSKPVTFQKMKECLEKYLR; from the exons ATGGTTTGTGAGATGGAAAGTGATTGTATTGAAGACATGATGGACATTGAAGTTCTATCATCAATGTGGCCAGAAGATGTTGGAACTGATGTTGGAAAACAGTTCAACATCGAAAAACCAGGAAGAGATCAAGATATGTTGGAAGAAGTAACAATCTTAGAAGAACCAGCTATAGCTGATTTTCAAAGATTAATGGAGCTAACAAATTATACAGATAAAGGGTCATCTCAATTGGCTTATTTAATGCAACATTGGGAGTATAAGCAAGCAAACGCGGTTCGACTTCTTCGAGAAGAGCTTGACAATCTTAGTAAACAAAGGAAGGAAGTTGAGCTTAGAAAATTGgagataattaaagataataaCCGATTCGAGGAAGAGAGTTACGCGGGAGATAAACGTCCGGTTTCGATATTAGATGATGCTTATTATACATGGCAAGATCTACCTGTTGCAATAAGGAAAAgtgatgttgttgttgaaaaCAAGAGAGTTGAAATTGAAGCCGAGTATGATACGGTTGTTTATTGGAAACATCGGTCGCAAGATTTGGAAAAACAGTTGGAGGCGAGTATTCGGAGAGAAGAGATATTGAAGGAAAAGTTGCAAGAAAGTATTGAGACTATTGAAAGACAATCCTCACCTGTTGAAGAATTGACACAGATTCTTAAGAGAGCAGATAATTTCTTACATTTTATACTTCAAAATGCACCTGTTGTTATTGGCCATCAG GACAAAGAGTTGCGCTATCGCTTTATCTATAATCATTTTCCAAGTTTACAAGAGGAG GACATCATAGGAAAAACAGATGTCGAAATTTTCACAGGAGCAGGTGTGAAAGAGTCTCAAGATTTTAAAAGAGAAGTAATGGAGAAAGGAGTAGCTGCAAAAAAGGAAATAACTTTTGAGACGGAACTATTTGGATTTAAGACATTTTTGATATATGTAGAACCTGTGTTTAGCAAAGCCGGGGAAACAATTGGAGTAAACTATATGGGAATGGAAATAACAGATCAG gtgagaaaaagagaaagaatggCAAAACTAAGGGAAGAAATTGCGGTTCAGAAAGCTAAGGAAACAGAACTTAATAAAACCATTCACATTACAG AGGAAACAATGAGAGCAAAACAAATGCTGGCGACAATGTCTCATGAGATAAGATCGCCGCTTTCTGGTGTTGTTAGCATGGCTGAAATTCTTACTACTACAAAACTTGATAAGGAGCAAAGACAGCTCTTGGATGTCATGATATCTTCAGGAGATTTGGTTCTTCAACTTATAAATGACATACTTGATCTTTCTAAGGTTGAATCAG GAGCTATGAAATTAGAAGCTACGAAATTCAGGCCTAGAGAGGTGGTAAGACATGTACTCCAAACAGCTGCAGCATCATTGCAGAAAATGTTAACATTGGAAGGAAATATAGCTGATGATATACCTATCGAG GTCACTGGAGATGTTTTAAGGATTAGGCAAATTCTGACAAATTTAGTCAG CAATGCGGTCAAGTTTACAGCACAAGGCAAAGTTGGTATAAACCTTTATGTCATTCCAGAGCCACCATTTGCCAAAACAGAAGAATCTCCCCAAAAGGTGACAGAAAACCAGTCAACTATTTCAGCAAATGGACTGAAGGAAGAGAAGTATACATCGTCACCGAGAAGTACTAGATGTGATCAAAATCTTATTGATGACAAAAAGCACACTGACCAAACAATCCAAAATCATGCATTTAGCAATGACTGTAGATCTTCAGTTAACAGTGAATGCTCAATGAATGACGATGCTGAGGAACAACATCATTCAACTGAAACAACGGTGTGGATACGTTGTGATGTGTACGACACAGGAATCGGCATACCAG AAAAGGCTATACCTACTTTATTTAGAAGGTACATGCAAGTTAGTGCAGATCATGCTCGAAAATATGGTGGCACAGGTCTAGGACTCGCAATATGTAAACAACTG GTTGAATTGATGGGGGGTCGACTAACGGTGACTAGCAAAGAACATTGTGGTTCTACCTTCACATTCATACTACCATACAAAGTATCAACAACTTGTGATAATTCTGATGATCCAGATGAGCTTTCAGATGTCGAAAATGACGATGACACAACCGAGGGATTCTTCCAATTCCAACCGCGAACTTTAGGCTCACTTTTCACTTCTAATGGATCAACCAGGCTACACAGAATCTCACACAAGTTCAACGGTTTTCCAGACAACAATTGTCACTCAAATCTCTCTAGTAACATCATTTCAAATGGAACAAATTCACTTGAAGATGCATCTTCTGTTACTGTTGATGCTTCAGATATGTCGGAATCAACAAGTTCGTCAACTCATAGCACAGAAACAAAGCATGAAAGTTTAGTTAATGGAAACAAACAGAACCATGATAATAAGGTGCATGATAAGTTACAAAATGGTTTTGCAATCTCCAGTCAATGTAAGGATGCAAGTAGAGAAATGAatttagaaacaaaatcaagCGAACCGAAGCAAATATGTCAAGGTCAAGCGAAGGAAGATAGTACTACTAGTACTAGCATATCATCAGAAGTAACCAAATCGACATTAAAGCCGAGTATTCTTCTTGTTGAAGATAACAAGATTAATATCATGGTGACAAAGTCAATGATGAAGCAGCTAGGATATACCATGGATGTTGTGAATAATGGAGTGGAAGCCATACACGCAGTTCAGAGTCATTCTTACGACATTATCTTAATG GATGTTTACATGCCAGTTATGAATGGTCTTCAAACAACAAAACTGATTAGGTCTTACGAGGAAACAGGCAACTGGGATGCTGCAAGAGAAGCTGGAGTTGAACAAAGTTCATCTGCTTCAGATGAATGTTCCGTACCACCTAAAAAGCGCATCCACATTGTCGCG ATGACAGCAAACACAATGTCAGAGAGTGCAGAAGAATGTTTCGCCATCGGTATGGACTCATTTGTGTCAAAACCAGTCACATTCCAAAAAATGAAAGAGTGTCTTGAAAAGTATCTAAGGTGA
- the LOC123916259 gene encoding histidine kinase 5-like has product MWPEDVETDVGKQFSIEKPGMDQDILEEVTILDEPIVADFQRIVELTNCTNQGSFQLANLTKHWEYKQANAVRLLQEELDKLSKQREEVELKNLELLKDNNRFEEESYGGDKCPVSILDDVVQNKRVESEAEYDTNVYWKNRAFELERQMEGSIQREVILKEKLQESIETIERQSSPVEELSQILKRKDNFFHFILQNAPFVIGHQDKELRYRFIYNYFPSLQEEDIIGKTEDEIFTGTGVKEFQDFKREVMEKGIPAKKEITYETELFGSKTFLMYVEPVFSKAGQTIGVNYLGMEITDQVRKRERMAKLREEIAVQKFKEMELNKTIHITEETMRAKQMVATMSHEIRSPLSSVVSMAKILTTTKLDREHIQLLDVMISSGDLVLQLINDILDLSKVESGAMKLEATKFRPREVVRHVLQTAAASLQKMLTLEGNIADDIPIEVTGDVLRIRQILTNLVSNAVKFTTQGKVGINLYVIPEPPFSVNSECSMNDDTEDQTRSTETTVWIRCDVYDTGIGIPEKAIPTLFRKDHTQKYGGTGLGLAMCNQLVELMGGHLTVTSKEHCGSTFTFILPYKVSTTCDNSDKDELSDVDNNDDDTTEGFFQFPPETLGSPYTSNGSSVMRS; this is encoded by the exons ATGTGGCCAGAAGATGTTGAAACTGATGTTGGAAAACAGTTCAGCATAGAAAAACCAGGAATGGATCAAGATATTTTGGAAGAAGTAACAATCTTAGATGAACCAATTGTAGCTGATTTTCAAAGAATTGTGGAGCTTACAAATTGTACAAATCAAGGGTCTTTTCAGTTAGCTAATCTCACGAAACATTGGGAGTATAAGCAGGCGAATGCAGTTCGCCTTCTTCAAGAAGAGCTCGACAAACTTAGCAAACAAAGGGAGGAAGTTGAGCTTAAAAACTTGGAGCTTCTTAAAGACAATAATCGATTCGAGGAAGAAAGTTACGGTGGAGACAAAtgtccggtttcgatattggacgATGTTGTTCAAAACAAGAGAGTTGAAAGTGAGGCCGAGTATGATACCAATGTTTACTGGAAAAATCGGGCGTTCGAATTGGAAAGACAGATGGAGGGAAGTATTCAGAGAGAGGTGATATTAAAGGAAAAGTTGCAAGAAAGTATAGAGACTATTGAAAGACAATCCTCACCTGTGGAGGAACTGTCACAGATTCTTAAGAGAAAAGataatttctttcattttatacttCAAAATGCACCTTTTGTTATTGGCCATCAG GACAAAGAGTTGCGCTACCGTTTTATCTATAATTATTTTCCAAGTTTACAAGAGGAG GACATCATAGGGAAAACGGAGGATGAAATTTTCACCGGAACAGGCGTGAAGGAATTTCAGGATTTTAAGAGAGAAGTAATGGAGAAAGGAATACCtgcaaaaaaagaaataacttATGAGACAGAACTATTTGGATCAAAGACATTTTTGATGTATGTAGAACCTGTGTTTAGTAAGGCAGGGCAAACAATTGGAGTAAACTATTTGGGAATGGAAATAACAGATCAG gtgagaaaaagagaaagaatggCAAAGCTAAGGGAAGAAATTGCAGTTCAAAAATTCAAGGAAATGGAACTTAATAAAACTATTCACATTACAG AGGAGACAATGAGAGCAAAACAAATGGTAGCAACAATGTCTCATGAGATAAGATCTCCACTTTCTAGTGTTGTTAGCATGGCTAAAATTCTTACTACCACAAAACTTGATAGGGAGCACATACAGCTCTTGGATGTCATGATATCTTCAGGAGATTTGGTTCTTCAACTTATAAATGATATACTTGATCTTTCCAAGGTTGAGTCGG GAGCTATGAAATTGGAAGCTACGAAATTCAGGCCAAGAGAGGTAGTAAGGCATGTGCTCCAAACAGCTGCAGCATCATTGCAGAAAATGTTAACATTGGAAGGAAATATAGCAGATGATATACCTATTGAGGTCACTGGAGATGTTTTAAGGATTAGGCAAATTCTGACAAATTTAGTCAG CAATGCTGTCAAGTTTACAACTCAAGGCAAAGTTGGTATAAACCTTTATGTTATTCCAGAGCCACCATTTTCAGTTAACAGTGAATGCTCAATGAATGATGATACTGAAGATCAAACTCGTTCAACCGAAACAACAGTGTGGATACGATGTGATGTATACGACACAGGAATTGGCATACCAG AAAAGGCTATACCTACTTTATTTAGAAAAGACCATACTCAAAAGTATGGAGGCACAGGTCTAGGACTAGCAATGTGTAATCAACTG GTTGAGTTAATGGGGGGTCATTTAACAGTAACTAGCAAAGAACATTGTGGTTCTACCTTCACATTCATACTACCATACAAAGTATCAACAACCTGTGATAATTCTGATAAGGATGAGCTTTCGGATGTTGATAACAATGACGATGACACAACCGAGGGATTCTTCCAATTCCCTCCAGAAACTTTGGGATCTCCTTACACTTCTAATGGATCCAGTGTGATGAGATCCTAA
- the LOC123916267 gene encoding ubiquitin carboxyl-terminal hydrolase 18-like isoform X1, which translates to MLVIGGVSWDLNWFLQFIFSALFVAIGLHTLVKNTASRYFEVDANFEGDQHHHLPPSSPSNSMPGVPNSEGHVCAVCASRGSKQCSRCKSVRYCSTECQQSHWNSGHKEKCKNVGVLNSGQNGTTNGGFKASAAVGKSSNLIALVPSGCGTSRPIKKPKDVLFPYDEFVKLFNWDKSGFPPCGLLNCGNSCFANVVLQCLSFTRPLVAYLLENGHRKECTCNDWCFLCEFESHVQRARISPQAFSPMNILSRLPNIGGTLGYGRQEDAHEFMRFSIDTMQSVCLDEFGGEKAIPSNLQETTIIQHIFGGRLQSEVICTKCDKTSNQYESMMDLTVEIHGDAASLEECLDQFTVKEWLDGDNMYKCEGCQDYVKAWKRLTVKCAPNILTIALKRFQSGRFGKLNKRVAFPETLNLSPYMSEAGDGSDIYKLYAVVVHIDMLNASFFGHYICYIKDFRGHWYRIDDSKVACVELEEVLSQGAYMLLYRRCSARPSSLQIQTTESSGIVEQRTVEVEPSQTEQAERLSNMKALTCSGDFEVSPSDISPELKVSSSYEYESSGIVEQRTVEVEPSQTEQAEHLSNMKALTCSRDCEVSPSDISPELKVSSSYEYESSVELNSEAQREQSEDTNMIDVESTDIANDISYSAVESSYLPISHAVEDLMDVDMGIPIEETSGCAQDQDDTGVATSCPSPGLPNDFSFLDKHSSVSVDYRNVEQDSEHIDAVERNLLTANKDAYYGNGYVTVSANKSAIPHEEADTLFSGVASFPPEKDIGNGIKKVEISADKLIM; encoded by the exons ATGCTTGTTATAGGCGGTGTATCGTGGGATCTGAATTGGTTCCTTCAATTTATATTCTCCGCTTTGTTTGTTGCTATTGGATTACACACTTTGGTCAAAAACACCGCTTCTAGATACTTCGAAGTCGACGCTAATTTCGAAGGAgatcaacatcatcatcttcCTCCTTCTTCTCCTTCCAATTCAATGCCCGGCGTTCCTAACTCCGAAGGCCATGTTTGCGCTGTCTGCGCTTCTCGTGGCTCCAAACAGTGTTCTCGTTGTAAATCTGTTCGATACTG CTCAACTGAATGTCAACAGTCACATTGGAATTCCGGGCATAAGGAGAAATGCAAAAATGTCGGTGTTTTGAACTCGGGGCAAAATGGTACTACTAATGGTGGGTTTAAAGCTTCTGCTGCTGTGGGTAAAAGCTCAAATTTGATTGCGTTGGTACCTAGTGGTTGTGGTACTTCCAGGCCAATCAAGAAGCCTAAAgat GTTCTTTTTCcttatgatgaatttgttaaaCTATTTAACTGGGACAAATCAGGATTTCCTCCCTGTGGACTATTGAATTGTGGAAACAG TTGCTTTGCGAATGTGGTTCTTCAGTGTCTTTCATTCACAAGGCCACTTGTTGCCTACTTGTTGGAGAACGGCCATCGGAAAGAAT GCACTTGTAATGATTGGTGCTTTCTATGTGAATTTGAAAGTCATGTTCAACGAGCAAGGATAAGTCCACAGGCGTTTTCTCCAATGAATATTCTCTCTCGTTTGCCTAATATCGGCGGGACTTTAGGTTATGGAAGACAAGAGGATGCTCACGAATTCATGAG gttttcaATTGATACTATGCAATCTGTTTGCCTTGATGAATTTGGTGGTGAAAAAGCCATCCCTTCTAACCTTCAGGAAACAACCATTATCCAACACATTTTTGGTGGCCGCCTTCAATCTGAG GTTATTTGCACAAAGTGTGATAAGACTTCAAATCAGTATGAAAGTATGATGGACTTGACTGTCGAAATTCACGGAGATGCTGCCTCGTTGGAGGAATGTCTAGATCAGTTTACTGTCAAAGAGTGGCTTGATGGGGACAATATGTATAAATGTGAGGG GTGTCAGGACTATGTAAAGGCATGGAAACGTCTTACTGTGAAATGTGCTCCAAATATTCTTACAATTGCCTTGAAAAGATTTCAG AGTGGGAGGTTTGGAAAACTTAACAAGAGAGTAGCCTTTCCAGAGACTTTAAATCTTAGCCCTTACATGAGTGAAGCTGGAGATGGATCTGACATCTATAAGTTATATGCTGTTGTAGTCCATATTGATATGTTAAATGCTTCATTTTTTGGTCATTACATCTGTTACATCAAGGATTTCCGGGGACACTGGTATAGGATTGATGACTCAAAG GTTGCTTGTGTGGAATTGGAGGAGGTACTTTCTCAGGGAGCATACATGCTGTTGTATAGAAG GTGTAGTGCCCGGCCATCAAGCCTTCAAATTCAAACTACCGAATCTTCTGGGATAGTAGAACAGCGAACTGTGGAAGTGGAACCTAGCCAAACTGAACAAGCTGAACGCCTCTCAAATATGAAGGCTTTGACTTGCAGTGGAGATTTTGAGGTTTCACCATCTGATATTAGCCCAGAATTGAAGGTTTCTTCCAGCTACGAATATGAGTCTTCTGGGATAGTAGAACAGCGAACTGTGGAAGTGGAACCTAGCCAAACTGAACAAGCTGAACACCTCTCAAATATGAAGGCTTTGACTTGCAGTAGAGATTGTGAGGTTTCACCATCTGATATTAGCCCAGAATTGAAGGTTTCTTCCAGCTACGAATACGAGTCTTCTGTTGAATTGAACTCAGAAGCTCAAAGAGAGCAGTCTGAGGACACAAACATGATTGATGTTGAGTCAACTGATATTGCTAACGATATTTCTTATAGTGCTGTTGAATCATCTTATTTGCCCATTTCTCATGCTGTCGAAGATTTGATGGATGTAGATATGGGAATACCTATAGAAGAGACTTCAGGCTGTGCTCAAGATCAAGATGATACTGGTGTGGCTACATCTTGTCCTTCTCCAGGTTTACCAaatgatttttctttcttggATAAGCATTCTTCTGTTTCAGTGGACTATCGAAATGTGGAGCAAGATTCAGAACATATAGATGCGGTTGAACGCAATTTGTTAACAGCTAACAAAGATGCATATTATGGCAATGGATATGTTACTGTTAGTGCAAATAAATCTGCTATTCCACATGAAGAGGCTGATACCCTATTTTCTGGTGTTGCTTCATTTCCCCCAGAAAAGGACATAGGAAATGGAATAAAGAAAGTGGAAATATCGGCGGATAAGTTAATAATGTAG
- the LOC123916267 gene encoding ubiquitin carboxyl-terminal hydrolase 18-like isoform X2 produces MLVIGGVSWDLNWFLQFIFSALFVAIGLHTLVKNTASRYFEVDANFEGDQHHHLPPSSPSNSMPGVPNSEGHVCAVCASRGSKQCSRCKSVRYCSTECQQSHWNSGHKEKCKNVGVLNSGQNGTTNGGFKASAAVGKSSNLIALVPSGCGTSRPIKKPKDVLFPYDEFVKLFNWDKSGFPPCGLLNCGNSCFANVVLQCLSFTRPLVAYLLENGHRKECTCNDWCFLCEFESHVQRARISPQAFSPMNILSRLPNIGGTLGYGRQEDAHEFMRFSIDTMQSVCLDEFGGEKAIPSNLQETTIIQHIFGGRLQSEVICTKCDKTSNQYESMMDLTVEIHGDAASLEECLDQFTVKEWLDGDNMYKCEGCQDYVKAWKRLTVKCAPNILTIALKRFQSGRFGKLNKRVAFPETLNLSPYMSEAGDGSDIYKLYAVVVHIDMLNASFFGHYICYIKDFRGHWYRIDDSKVACVELEEVLSQGAYMLLYRRCSARPSSLQIQTTESSGIVEQRTVEVEPSQTEQAEHLSNMKALTCSRDCEVSPSDISPELKVSSSYEYESSVELNSEAQREQSEDTNMIDVESTDIANDISYSAVESSYLPISHAVEDLMDVDMGIPIEETSGCAQDQDDTGVATSCPSPGLPNDFSFLDKHSSVSVDYRNVEQDSEHIDAVERNLLTANKDAYYGNGYVTVSANKSAIPHEEADTLFSGVASFPPEKDIGNGIKKVEISADKLIM; encoded by the exons ATGCTTGTTATAGGCGGTGTATCGTGGGATCTGAATTGGTTCCTTCAATTTATATTCTCCGCTTTGTTTGTTGCTATTGGATTACACACTTTGGTCAAAAACACCGCTTCTAGATACTTCGAAGTCGACGCTAATTTCGAAGGAgatcaacatcatcatcttcCTCCTTCTTCTCCTTCCAATTCAATGCCCGGCGTTCCTAACTCCGAAGGCCATGTTTGCGCTGTCTGCGCTTCTCGTGGCTCCAAACAGTGTTCTCGTTGTAAATCTGTTCGATACTG CTCAACTGAATGTCAACAGTCACATTGGAATTCCGGGCATAAGGAGAAATGCAAAAATGTCGGTGTTTTGAACTCGGGGCAAAATGGTACTACTAATGGTGGGTTTAAAGCTTCTGCTGCTGTGGGTAAAAGCTCAAATTTGATTGCGTTGGTACCTAGTGGTTGTGGTACTTCCAGGCCAATCAAGAAGCCTAAAgat GTTCTTTTTCcttatgatgaatttgttaaaCTATTTAACTGGGACAAATCAGGATTTCCTCCCTGTGGACTATTGAATTGTGGAAACAG TTGCTTTGCGAATGTGGTTCTTCAGTGTCTTTCATTCACAAGGCCACTTGTTGCCTACTTGTTGGAGAACGGCCATCGGAAAGAAT GCACTTGTAATGATTGGTGCTTTCTATGTGAATTTGAAAGTCATGTTCAACGAGCAAGGATAAGTCCACAGGCGTTTTCTCCAATGAATATTCTCTCTCGTTTGCCTAATATCGGCGGGACTTTAGGTTATGGAAGACAAGAGGATGCTCACGAATTCATGAG gttttcaATTGATACTATGCAATCTGTTTGCCTTGATGAATTTGGTGGTGAAAAAGCCATCCCTTCTAACCTTCAGGAAACAACCATTATCCAACACATTTTTGGTGGCCGCCTTCAATCTGAG GTTATTTGCACAAAGTGTGATAAGACTTCAAATCAGTATGAAAGTATGATGGACTTGACTGTCGAAATTCACGGAGATGCTGCCTCGTTGGAGGAATGTCTAGATCAGTTTACTGTCAAAGAGTGGCTTGATGGGGACAATATGTATAAATGTGAGGG GTGTCAGGACTATGTAAAGGCATGGAAACGTCTTACTGTGAAATGTGCTCCAAATATTCTTACAATTGCCTTGAAAAGATTTCAG AGTGGGAGGTTTGGAAAACTTAACAAGAGAGTAGCCTTTCCAGAGACTTTAAATCTTAGCCCTTACATGAGTGAAGCTGGAGATGGATCTGACATCTATAAGTTATATGCTGTTGTAGTCCATATTGATATGTTAAATGCTTCATTTTTTGGTCATTACATCTGTTACATCAAGGATTTCCGGGGACACTGGTATAGGATTGATGACTCAAAG GTTGCTTGTGTGGAATTGGAGGAGGTACTTTCTCAGGGAGCATACATGCTGTTGTATAGAAG GTGTAGTGCCCGGCCATCAAGCCTTCAAATTCAAACTACCGAATCTTCTGGGATAGTAGAACAGCGAACTGTGGAA GTGGAACCTAGCCAAACTGAACAAGCTGAACACCTCTCAAATATGAAGGCTTTGACTTGCAGTAGAGATTGTGAGGTTTCACCATCTGATATTAGCCCAGAATTGAAGGTTTCTTCCAGCTACGAATACGAGTCTTCTGTTGAATTGAACTCAGAAGCTCAAAGAGAGCAGTCTGAGGACACAAACATGATTGATGTTGAGTCAACTGATATTGCTAACGATATTTCTTATAGTGCTGTTGAATCATCTTATTTGCCCATTTCTCATGCTGTCGAAGATTTGATGGATGTAGATATGGGAATACCTATAGAAGAGACTTCAGGCTGTGCTCAAGATCAAGATGATACTGGTGTGGCTACATCTTGTCCTTCTCCAGGTTTACCAaatgatttttctttcttggATAAGCATTCTTCTGTTTCAGTGGACTATCGAAATGTGGAGCAAGATTCAGAACATATAGATGCGGTTGAACGCAATTTGTTAACAGCTAACAAAGATGCATATTATGGCAATGGATATGTTACTGTTAGTGCAAATAAATCTGCTATTCCACATGAAGAGGCTGATACCCTATTTTCTGGTGTTGCTTCATTTCCCCCAGAAAAGGACATAGGAAATGGAATAAAGAAAGTGGAAATATCGGCGGATAAGTTAATAATGTAG
- the LOC123916282 gene encoding tocopherol O-methyltransferase, chloroplastic — MVVTTSTPTRFSSSLLCYCYSRTFPHFQKNICNNADVTATTSTVPFSSRRRRSRRLLLSMAVKTREQDMVLEEEKKKLQIGIAEFYDESSGIWENIWGDHMHHGFYDPDSTVSVSDHRAAQIRMIEQSLNFASLSQEDPTKWPKSVVDVGCGIGGSSRYLAKKFGASCVGITLSPVQAERANALAASQGLADKVSFQVADALEQPFSDGQFDLVWSMESGEHMPNKAKFVGELARVAAPGGTIIIVTWCHRDLGPDEKSLQPWEENLLKKICDSFYLPEWCSTAEYVKLLETMSLQDIKSADWSPFVAPFWPAVIRSALTWKGFTSILRSGLKTIKGALAMPLMIEGFRKGVIKFAIITCRKPENDEKGE, encoded by the exons ATGGTGGTGACGACATCAACCCCAACAAGATTCTCGTCTTCATTATTATGTTACTGTTACAGCCGCACATTTCCTCACTTCCAAAAAAACATCTGCAACAACGCTGACGTCACAGCTACTACTTCTACTGTACCATTCAgtagtagaagaagaagaagtagaagattattattatcaatGGCGGTGAAAACTAGGGAGCAAGATATGGTGTTggaagaagagaagaagaaattgCAGATAGGTATTGCTGAATTCTACGATGAATCTTCTGGTATATGGGAGAATATTTGGGGTGATCATATGCATCATGGGTTTTATGATCCTGATTCTACTGTTTCTGTTTCTGATCATCGTGCTGCTCAGATCCGTATGATTGAACaatctttgaattttgcttCTCTTTCTCAAG AGGACCCAACAAAATGGCCCAAGAGTGTAGTTGATGTTGGGTGTGGCATAGGGGGAAGTTCAAGGTACCTGGCCAAGAAATTTGGGGCAAGTTGTGTTGGCATCACTCTGAGTCCTGTTCAAGCTGAAAGAGCTAATGCTCTTGCTGCTTCTCAAGGATTAGCTGACAAG GTTTCCTTTCAAGTTGCCGACGCTCTAGAGCAACCATTCTCTGATGGTCAGTTTGATCTGGTATGGTCAATGGAGAGTGGAGAGCATATGCCTAACAAAGCAAAG TTTGTTGGAGAGTTAGCTCGAGTAGCAGCACCAGGCGGCACCATAATAATAGTAACATGGTGCCATAGGGATCTTGGTCCGGATGAAAAATCCCTACAACCATGGGAGGAGAATCTCTTGAAGAAGATATGTGATTCATTTTATCTTCCCGAATGGTGCTCAACTGCTGAATATGTCAAATTGCTCGAGACCATGTCCCTTCAG GACATCAAATCAGCAGATTGGTCTCCCTTCGTTGCTCCATTTTGGCCGGCAGTCATACGTTCGGCATTAACATGGAAGGGTTTCACTTCAATCTTAAGGAGTG GGCTAAAAACTATAAAAGGAGCATTGGCTATGCCATTGATGATAGAAGGATTCAGGAAGGGTGTAATCAAGTTTGCCATTATCACATGTCGAAAGCCGGAAAACGATGAGAAGGGtgaatga